A region of Lycium barbarum isolate Lr01 chromosome 1, ASM1917538v2, whole genome shotgun sequence DNA encodes the following proteins:
- the LOC132617451 gene encoding uncharacterized protein LOC132617451 — protein MQGRINGLKMLIKQESRSAHSVHCFAHQLQLSLVAVSKKCVEVGELVLLVSSILNMLGASFKRMDEYRESQKKRVQEALDMGELENGRGLHQEFGLTRACDTRWGSHYKSFSNFILMFGSIVDVLNDIVVDSHCPDESAKAMGFLRACQTFDVAFILHLMRDILAITDELNKCLQKKEQDIVYAMLLVQVAKKRLQKLREEEWGSLIDKVSKFCIKYQILIPKLDESYFTSLRSRRKLAGCTISHHYYVEVFCKVIDWQIQELSYRFDEVTTDLLHGIACLNPIDSFSSFDLRKIMRMAEHYPDDFDEFSMGVLENQLASYIIDVRDLDERFSDLKGLCDLSKRLVQTKKHSNYPLVFLLVKLALLLPVATVSVERIFSAMKFIKNGLRSRMNESYFSGCLVPYVEKDVFNRISNDVIIKTFQGMKPRRVQL, from the coding sequence ATGCAAGGTAGAATCAATGGCCTTAAAATGTTGATTAAGCAAGAAAGTAGATCGGCTCATTCTGTTCATTGCTTTgctcatcaacttcaactaaGTCTTGTTGCGGTTTCTAAAAAGTGTGTTGAAGTGGGGGAACTTGTACTATTGGTTTCAAGTATTTTGAATATGTTGGGAGCTTCTTTTAAACGCATGGATGAATATCGAGAATCTCAAAAGAAAAGAGTTCAAGAGGCATTAGATATGGGTGAACTTGAAAATGGTAGAGGCTTGCATCAAGAATTTGGTCTTACTAGAGCTTGTGATACTCGTTGGGGATCCCACTACAAATCTTTTAGTAACTTTATTCTTATGTTTGGTTCAATTGTTGATGTACttaatgatattgttgttgattcaCATTGTCCAGATGAAAGTGCCAAGGCAATGGGATTTCTCAGAGCATGTCAAACATTTGATGTTGCATTCATATTGCATTTGATGAGAGATATTTTAGCAATCACAGATGAGCTTAACAAATGCTTACAGAAAAAAGAGCAAGATATCGTATATGCCATGCTACTTGTTCAAGTAGCAAAGAAAAGGTTGCAAAagttaagggaggaagaatgggGTTCGCTTATTGATAAAGTATCTAAATTTTGTATCAAGTATCAAATTTTGATACCTAAGTTAGATGAGTCGTACTTTACCTCTTTGAGATCACGGCGTAAACTTGCTGGTTGTACTATCTCACACCATTATTACGTTGAAGTGTTTTGCAAAGTTATTGATTGGCAAATTCAAGAGCTTTCTTATCGTTTTGATGAAGTAACGACTGATTTGCTTCATGGAATTGCTTGTTTAAATCCAATTGACTCATTTTCTAGTTTTGATCTCAGGAAAATAATGAGAATGGCTGAACATTATCCTgatgactttgatgaatttagTATGGGGGTTCTTGAGAATCAACTTGCGAGTTACATTATTGATGTTCGTGATCTTGATGAAAGGTTCTCCGATCTAAAAGGACTTTGTGATCTTTCAAAAAGATTAGTTCAGACAAAGAAGCATTCAAACTACCCTCTTGTATTCCTCTTAGTGAAACTTGCCTTGCTCTTGCCAGTTGCCACTGTATCCGTTGAAAGAATTTTTTCGGCAATGAAGTTTATCAAGAATGGCTTGCGGAGTCGAATGAATGAGAGTTATTTTAGTGGTTGCTTGGTGCCTTATGTAGAAAAAGATGTGTTTAATAGGAtctctaatgatgttattataaaAACATTTCAAGGAATGAAACCTCGTCGTGTACAGTTATAG